Proteins from a genomic interval of Rhodococcus rhodochrous:
- a CDS encoding MBL fold metallo-hydrolase, which translates to MTQQPVIIEDTYSGDVTPGGPAQRRRIPGASIVKLAVGEMNNNTYLVTDDATGKSVFIDAANEPDRLVQFLRDNAQQLELIVTTHQHWDHWQGLERVAAETGVPTAAHELDAGPLPVKPDRILAEGDTVQIGELNLEVIHLSGHTPGSVALVLTEQGTGRTHIFTGDSLFPGGVGKTPNDDAFRSLLGDVESKIFDRFDDETIFYPGHGKDSTLGAERPHLGEWRERGW; encoded by the coding sequence ATGACGCAGCAGCCCGTGATCATCGAGGACACCTACTCCGGCGACGTCACTCCCGGCGGACCCGCGCAACGCCGAAGGATTCCCGGAGCGAGCATCGTCAAACTCGCCGTCGGCGAGATGAACAACAACACCTATCTCGTCACCGACGACGCCACCGGCAAGTCCGTCTTCATCGACGCCGCAAACGAACCCGACCGTCTCGTGCAGTTCCTCCGCGACAATGCGCAGCAGCTCGAACTGATCGTCACCACCCATCAGCACTGGGATCACTGGCAGGGCCTCGAGCGGGTCGCCGCCGAGACCGGTGTGCCGACCGCCGCGCACGAGCTCGACGCCGGTCCCCTGCCGGTGAAGCCCGATCGGATCCTGGCCGAGGGTGACACCGTGCAGATCGGTGAGCTGAATCTCGAGGTGATCCACCTCTCAGGGCACACTCCGGGGTCGGTTGCGCTGGTCCTCACGGAACAGGGCACGGGTCGCACGCACATCTTCACCGGCGACTCGCTGTTCCCCGGCGGGGTCGGCAAGACCCCGAACGACGACGCCTTCCGGTCGCTCCTCGGCGACGTGGAGTCCAAGATCTTCGACCGGTTCGACGACGAGACGATCTTCTACCCCGGACACGGCAAGGACTCGACCCTCGGAGCCGAGCGTCCGCATCTCGGCGAGTGGCGCGAGCGAGGTTGGTGA
- the rpmI gene encoding 50S ribosomal protein L35 produces the protein MPKSKTHSGTAKRFKVSGSGKVLRQKAGRRHLLEHKSSRVTRRLDGKAVVADADAPRVKRMLGL, from the coding sequence ATGCCCAAGTCGAAGACCCACAGCGGCACCGCGAAGCGATTCAAGGTGTCCGGTAGCGGAAAGGTCCTGCGCCAGAAGGCGGGTCGCCGCCACCTGCTCGAGCACAAGTCCTCGCGGGTGACGCGTCGCCTCGACGGCAAGGCCGTCGTCGCCGATGCCGACGCTCCGCGCGTCAAGCGCATGCTCGGGCTCTGA
- the uvrA gene encoding excinuclease ABC subunit UvrA has protein sequence MADRLIVRGAREHNLRGVDLDLPRDSLIVFTGLSGSGKSSLAFDTIFAEGQRRYVESLSAYARQFLGQMDKPDVDFIEGLSPAVSIDQKSTNRNPRSTVGTITEVYDYLRLLYARAGTPHCPVCGEQISRQTPQQIVDQVLEMEAGARFQVLAPVVRTRKGEFVDLFEQLTIQGYSRVRVDGVVHPLSDPPKLKKQEKHDIEVVVDRLAVKPSAQQRLTDSIETALRLAEGVVVLDFVDREEDAPDRERRFSENLACPNAHPLSIDELEPRSFSFNSPYGACPECAGLGVRKEVDPDLVVPDPDLSLADGAIAPWSMGQSAEYFGRLLSGLADALEFDIDTPWRKLPAKVRKAVLEGSTEQVHVRYKNRYGRVRSYYAEFEGVMPFLHRRLEQSESEQAKERYEGYMREIPCPACAGARLRPEILAVTVSAGDFGAMSIAEVSDLSIAECARFLDSLVLGAREAAIAGQVLKEIQARLGFLLDVGLDYLTLSRAAGTLSGGEAQRIRLATQIGSGLVGVLYVLDEPSIGLHQRDNRRLIDTLTRLRDLGNTLIVVEHDEDTVRASDWVVDIGPRAGEHGGKVVHSGTYKELLDNPESLTGAYLSGREEIEIPALRRPIDKGRQVTVLGARENNLREIDVSFPLGVLTCITGVSGSGKSTLVNDILATVMANKLNGARQVPGRHTRINGLDQLDKLVQVDQSPIGRTPRSNPATYTGVFDKIRSLFASTTEAKVRGYQPGRFSFNVKGGRCEACSGDGTLKIEMNFLPDVYVPCEVCHGARYNRETLEVHYKGKTIAEVLDMSIEEAAEFFKPVTSIHRYLNTLVEVGLGYVRLGQPATTLSGGEAQRVKLAAELQKRSNGRTAYILDEPTTGLHFEDIRKLLGVINGLVDKGNTVIVIEHNLDVIKTADWIIDMGPEGGSGGGTVVAEGTPEEVVTVEESYTGRFLAEILDGRTTAPTPAPARKRAAKTTKATTKAATKTAATKTAAKAKATKKKVAAAS, from the coding sequence GTGGCAGACCGCCTGATCGTGCGTGGAGCCCGGGAACACAACCTGCGTGGTGTCGACCTGGACCTGCCGCGCGACAGTCTGATCGTTTTCACCGGACTGTCGGGTTCGGGCAAGTCGAGCCTCGCGTTCGACACCATCTTCGCCGAGGGGCAGCGGCGCTACGTCGAGTCGTTGTCGGCCTACGCCCGCCAGTTCCTCGGACAGATGGACAAGCCGGACGTCGACTTCATCGAGGGCCTGTCGCCCGCGGTGTCGATCGACCAGAAGTCCACCAACCGCAACCCGCGGTCCACCGTCGGCACCATCACCGAGGTCTACGACTACCTGCGTCTGCTCTACGCGCGGGCCGGCACCCCGCACTGCCCGGTCTGTGGTGAGCAGATCTCCCGGCAGACGCCGCAGCAGATCGTCGACCAGGTGCTCGAGATGGAGGCCGGAGCCCGATTCCAGGTCCTCGCGCCCGTCGTGCGCACCCGCAAGGGCGAGTTCGTCGACCTCTTCGAACAGCTGACCATCCAGGGCTACTCCCGCGTGCGCGTCGACGGGGTCGTCCACCCCCTGTCCGATCCACCGAAGCTGAAGAAGCAGGAGAAGCACGACATCGAGGTCGTCGTCGACCGCCTCGCCGTCAAGCCCAGCGCCCAGCAGCGCCTCACCGACTCCATCGAGACCGCGCTGCGGCTCGCCGAGGGTGTCGTCGTGCTCGACTTCGTCGATCGCGAGGAGGACGCCCCCGACCGCGAACGCCGGTTCTCCGAGAACCTGGCGTGCCCGAACGCGCACCCGCTGTCCATCGACGAACTCGAGCCTCGGTCGTTCTCCTTCAACTCCCCCTACGGCGCGTGCCCCGAGTGCGCGGGTCTCGGCGTGCGCAAGGAGGTCGATCCCGATCTCGTCGTGCCCGACCCGGATCTGAGCCTGGCCGACGGCGCGATCGCGCCGTGGTCGATGGGTCAGAGCGCCGAATATTTCGGCCGACTGCTGTCCGGCCTGGCCGACGCCCTCGAATTCGACATCGACACCCCGTGGCGGAAACTGCCCGCCAAGGTGCGCAAGGCCGTGCTGGAAGGCAGCACCGAGCAGGTGCACGTGCGCTACAAGAACCGCTACGGCCGCGTCCGCTCGTACTACGCCGAGTTCGAGGGCGTCATGCCGTTCCTGCACCGCCGCCTCGAGCAGTCCGAGTCCGAGCAGGCCAAGGAACGCTACGAGGGCTACATGCGGGAAATCCCGTGCCCGGCCTGCGCCGGTGCCCGCCTTCGTCCCGAGATCCTGGCCGTGACGGTCAGCGCGGGCGACTTCGGAGCGATGTCCATCGCCGAGGTGAGCGACTTGTCGATCGCCGAGTGCGCACGCTTCCTCGACAGCCTCGTCCTCGGCGCGCGCGAGGCCGCGATCGCCGGGCAGGTCCTCAAGGAGATCCAGGCCCGGCTCGGCTTCCTGCTCGACGTCGGACTCGACTACCTCACCCTCTCGCGCGCCGCGGGCACCCTCTCCGGTGGTGAGGCCCAGCGCATCCGTCTCGCCACGCAGATCGGTTCCGGTCTCGTCGGCGTGCTGTACGTGCTCGACGAACCGTCCATCGGTCTGCACCAGCGCGACAACCGTCGCCTCATCGACACCCTCACGCGACTGCGCGATCTCGGCAACACGCTCATCGTCGTCGAGCACGACGAGGACACCGTCCGCGCCTCCGACTGGGTCGTCGACATCGGACCGCGCGCGGGCGAGCACGGCGGGAAGGTCGTCCACAGCGGCACCTACAAGGAACTGCTCGACAACCCCGAATCGCTCACCGGTGCCTATCTGTCCGGACGCGAGGAGATCGAGATCCCCGCGCTCCGGCGGCCGATCGACAAGGGCCGGCAGGTCACCGTCCTCGGCGCCCGCGAGAACAACCTGCGCGAGATCGACGTGTCGTTCCCGCTCGGCGTTCTCACCTGCATCACCGGTGTCTCGGGCTCCGGGAAGTCGACGCTCGTCAACGACATCCTCGCCACCGTGATGGCCAACAAGCTCAACGGCGCACGGCAGGTCCCCGGACGGCACACCCGCATCAACGGACTCGACCAGCTCGACAAGCTCGTCCAGGTCGACCAGTCGCCGATCGGCCGCACCCCGCGGTCGAACCCGGCCACCTACACGGGTGTGTTCGACAAGATCCGCAGTCTGTTCGCGTCCACCACCGAGGCGAAGGTGCGCGGCTACCAGCCGGGCCGGTTCTCCTTCAACGTCAAGGGCGGCCGCTGCGAGGCGTGCTCGGGCGACGGCACGCTGAAGATCGAGATGAACTTCCTGCCCGACGTGTACGTGCCGTGCGAGGTGTGCCACGGCGCCCGCTACAACCGCGAGACGCTCGAGGTGCACTACAAGGGCAAGACCATCGCCGAGGTGCTCGACATGTCGATCGAGGAGGCCGCGGAGTTCTTCAAGCCGGTCACTTCCATCCATCGCTACCTCAACACGCTGGTGGAGGTCGGTCTCGGTTATGTCCGCCTGGGCCAGCCGGCGACGACCCTGTCCGGTGGTGAGGCACAGCGCGTCAAGCTCGCCGCAGAGCTGCAGAAGCGCTCCAACGGGCGCACCGCGTACATCCTCGACGAGCCCACCACGGGTCTGCACTTCGAGGACATCCGCAAGCTGCTCGGGGTCATCAACGGTCTGGTCGACAAGGGCAACACCGTGATCGTCATCGAGCACAACCTCGACGTCATCAAGACCGCCGACTGGATCATCGACATGGGTCCCGAGGGCGGTTCCGGGGGCGGCACGGTGGTCGCGGAGGGCACTCCGGAAGAGGTGGTCACGGTGGAGGAGAGCTACACCGGACGCTTCCTCGCGGAGATCCTCGATGGACGGACCACCGCGCCCACCCCGGCGCCGGCACGCAAGCGCGCGGCGAAGACGACCAAGGCGACCACGAAGGCTGCCACGAAGACGGCCGCCACGAAGACGGCGGCGAAGGCGAAGGCCACCAAGAAGAAGGTGGCCGCCGCGAGCTGA
- a CDS encoding DUF1844 domain-containing protein, giving the protein MTDAPETPDQDAAAEDVRELADIPAVEVISRAAVMLMSSAAEKLGLADEDPDSSARRDLDEARRVITALAGLITSSVEYLGPHAGPLREGLQALQRAFREASAVPDEPGKGPGEKYTGPVY; this is encoded by the coding sequence ATGACGGATGCTCCCGAGACCCCCGATCAGGACGCTGCGGCAGAGGATGTGCGCGAGCTCGCCGACATCCCGGCCGTCGAGGTGATCAGCCGCGCAGCCGTGATGCTCATGAGTTCGGCTGCCGAGAAGCTCGGTCTCGCCGATGAGGATCCCGACAGCAGCGCACGACGCGACCTCGACGAGGCCCGCCGCGTGATCACGGCCCTCGCCGGCCTGATCACCTCGTCGGTGGAATATCTCGGTCCGCACGCCGGTCCGCTGCGTGAAGGACTGCAGGCGCTGCAGCGTGCCTTCCGCGAGGCGTCGGCCGTGCCCGACGAGCCCGGCAAGGGCCCGGGCGAGAAGTACACAGGCCCGGTCTACTGA
- a CDS encoding DoxX family protein — protein MLVRRIARPMLASIFIAGGIDALRKPEPKAGAAQPGLDQAVNALPASITDRLPSNPETLVQINAAVQIGAGTLFALGKAPRLSALALIGSLVPTTVAGHDFWNVEDPDARAQQRTQLIKNVSLMGGLLIAAVDTEGKPSLGWRSRRAARAAQKSVAAALPSHSSDGHTAEALHTVAERVKALTEEAGEQGGHFLEIAKERAPELAEAARERGSGLLEVARDRGPVLTERARDRSAEILGVARERAPELAEGARERGTELLGLARERTPELADVARKRGSKLWDTTVDRSSEWAKLAEEQSAILNARAHVAAEKARLRAEAARKQGTKAEKKLAKNLKALEKSIEKKK, from the coding sequence ATGCTCGTCCGGAGAATTGCGCGGCCCATGCTCGCGTCCATCTTCATCGCCGGGGGTATCGACGCCCTGCGGAAGCCCGAGCCGAAAGCAGGTGCCGCGCAGCCCGGGCTCGATCAGGCTGTGAACGCCTTGCCGGCGTCGATCACCGACCGGCTCCCCAGCAATCCCGAGACTCTCGTCCAGATCAACGCCGCAGTGCAGATCGGCGCCGGGACCCTGTTCGCACTCGGCAAGGCGCCTCGCCTGTCCGCTCTCGCCCTGATCGGCAGCCTTGTGCCGACAACCGTTGCGGGACACGACTTCTGGAACGTCGAAGACCCCGATGCCCGCGCCCAGCAACGCACCCAGCTCATCAAGAACGTGAGCCTGATGGGTGGTCTGCTCATCGCCGCCGTGGACACCGAGGGCAAGCCGTCGCTCGGCTGGCGGAGCCGTCGCGCCGCGCGTGCCGCGCAGAAGTCGGTGGCCGCCGCGCTGCCGAGCCATTCCTCGGACGGCCACACCGCCGAAGCGCTGCACACCGTCGCCGAGCGGGTGAAGGCGCTGACCGAGGAAGCCGGCGAGCAGGGCGGCCACTTCCTGGAGATCGCCAAGGAACGGGCACCCGAACTCGCGGAGGCGGCGCGCGAGCGGGGCAGCGGACTGCTCGAGGTCGCCCGCGACCGCGGCCCGGTGCTGACCGAGCGTGCGCGCGATCGCAGCGCCGAGATCCTCGGTGTCGCGCGGGAACGCGCCCCCGAACTCGCCGAGGGCGCCCGCGAACGCGGCACCGAACTGCTCGGGCTGGCGCGTGAGCGCACCCCCGAACTCGCCGACGTCGCCCGCAAGCGTGGCTCGAAGCTGTGGGACACCACGGTCGATCGCAGCTCGGAATGGGCCAAGCTCGCCGAGGAGCAGTCCGCGATCCTGAACGCTCGGGCTCACGTCGCCGCGGAGAAGGCCCGTCTGCGTGCCGAGGCCGCGCGCAAGCAGGGCACGAAGGCGGAGAAGAAGCTCGCGAAGAACCTGAAGGCGCTCGAGAAGAGCATCGAGAAGAAGAAGTAG
- a CDS encoding alkaline phosphatase D family protein, translating into MADLVLGPVLRHIGDTDATIWVETSEPCTVRVLGSSEPTWTVAGHHYALVTVRGLEPGSVTPYEVDLDGRVVWPPAGVAPPLIRTAGDDPDGFVLAFGSCRVASESAEPTAVLGKDALVAYAQRMRSLPIDEWPDALLLLGDQVYADELSEEMKRRVGERHDLAEPPGAQVRDFEEYTWLYSRSWSEDNVRWLLSNVPTSMIFDDHDVHDDWNTSYSWRREVEASAWWEERIVGALASYWIYQHLGNLSPAELDEEPLYDRVRNCAGDAEPILRAFASGADEEADGSQGVRWSYRRDFGPVRLLVIDSRCGRVLTPDRRDMVSDPEFDWIEEQTDGNYDHLLIGTSLPWLLPRAMHDLEAWDEKLASGARGDRWARWAEKLRRAADLEHWSAFRASFERLARLLRDVAAGDRAGTSGRAPATICVLSGDVHHAYAARVRFATPTAGAVYQLTCSPVHNHVPAAVRLAFRAAWSRVAERVVRLLLGRVTAVPEVSFSWSKMTGPSFGNQIATLRTRGRAARLTIERSVETASGPHLFETVAEVPLTTEDRPPEVASARAEEQPSR; encoded by the coding sequence GTGGCGGATCTCGTACTGGGGCCGGTGCTTCGGCACATCGGCGACACGGACGCCACGATCTGGGTGGAGACGTCCGAGCCCTGCACGGTGCGCGTGCTCGGCAGTTCCGAACCCACATGGACGGTCGCGGGACACCACTACGCGCTCGTCACCGTCCGAGGCCTCGAACCCGGATCGGTGACGCCCTACGAGGTGGATCTCGACGGCCGGGTCGTGTGGCCGCCCGCCGGCGTTGCACCGCCCCTGATCAGGACCGCGGGAGACGACCCCGACGGCTTCGTGCTCGCCTTCGGATCGTGCCGGGTGGCGTCGGAGAGTGCGGAACCGACAGCCGTACTCGGGAAGGATGCCCTCGTCGCCTACGCGCAGCGTATGCGTTCCCTGCCGATCGACGAATGGCCCGACGCGCTGTTGCTGTTGGGAGATCAGGTCTACGCCGACGAGTTGTCGGAGGAGATGAAGCGACGGGTCGGTGAGCGTCACGATCTGGCGGAACCGCCCGGCGCCCAGGTACGCGACTTCGAGGAGTACACCTGGCTGTACAGCCGGTCGTGGTCCGAGGACAACGTCCGATGGCTGTTGTCGAACGTGCCGACCTCGATGATCTTCGACGATCACGACGTGCACGACGACTGGAACACCTCCTACTCGTGGCGCCGGGAGGTGGAGGCCTCCGCGTGGTGGGAGGAACGCATCGTCGGGGCGCTGGCGTCGTACTGGATCTATCAGCATCTCGGGAACCTCTCCCCCGCCGAACTGGACGAGGAGCCCCTCTACGATCGGGTGCGGAACTGCGCCGGGGACGCCGAACCGATCCTGCGTGCGTTCGCGTCCGGTGCCGACGAGGAAGCCGACGGCAGTCAAGGGGTGCGATGGTCGTACCGCCGCGATTTCGGACCGGTGCGTCTGTTGGTGATCGATTCGCGGTGCGGCCGGGTGCTCACCCCCGACCGGCGCGACATGGTGTCCGATCCGGAGTTCGACTGGATCGAGGAGCAGACCGACGGCAACTACGACCACCTGCTGATCGGCACGTCGCTGCCGTGGCTTCTCCCCCGCGCGATGCACGACCTCGAGGCGTGGGACGAGAAGCTTGCATCCGGTGCGCGCGGTGACCGATGGGCACGCTGGGCCGAGAAACTCCGCCGCGCCGCGGATCTCGAACACTGGTCGGCCTTCCGCGCCTCGTTCGAGCGACTCGCACGGCTGCTGCGGGACGTTGCCGCCGGAGATCGCGCCGGAACGTCCGGCCGTGCGCCCGCGACGATCTGCGTCCTCTCGGGCGACGTGCACCATGCGTACGCGGCCCGCGTCCGATTCGCGACGCCGACCGCCGGCGCGGTCTACCAGCTGACCTGTTCGCCCGTGCACAACCACGTCCCGGCAGCCGTCCGACTCGCCTTCCGCGCTGCGTGGAGCCGCGTGGCGGAGCGCGTCGTGCGACTGCTCCTCGGCCGGGTGACGGCCGTTCCCGAGGTGTCGTTCTCGTGGTCGAAGATGACAGGTCCGAGCTTCGGGAACCAGATCGCCACCCTGCGGACGCGAGGACGTGCCGCGCGCCTGACGATCGAGCGGAGCGTCGAGACCGCGTCGGGTCCGCATCTGTTCGAGACTGTCGCGGAAGTACCCCTGACTACCGAGGATCGGCCGCCTGAGGTCGCGTCCGCCCGCGCGGAGGAACAGCCGTCGAGGTGA
- the infC gene encoding translation initiation factor IF-3: MSRSRATCCGAVRPTTPLYLGGPISAETRINERIRVPEVRLVGPGGEQVGIVRVEDALRLAIEADLDLVEVAPDARPPVCKIMDYGKFKYEAAQKARESRKNQQQTVIKEQKLRPKIDDHDYETKKRNVVRFLEAGSKVKVTIMFRGREQSRPELGFRLLQRLGADVAELGFIETSPKQDGRNMTMVLAPHKGAKTRAKAQEAAQAAPAKSAPRPAASAAPSTESAPAPETGDAQSSN, from the coding sequence TTGTCGAGGAGTAGGGCCACGTGCTGCGGTGCGGTCAGACCGACCACACCGCTCTACCTAGGAGGCCCCATCAGCGCTGAGACCCGCATCAACGAACGCATCCGAGTTCCCGAAGTCCGACTCGTCGGACCCGGCGGTGAACAGGTCGGAATCGTGCGTGTTGAAGATGCCCTCCGCCTGGCAATCGAAGCCGACCTCGACCTCGTCGAGGTGGCACCCGACGCCCGGCCGCCGGTCTGCAAGATCATGGACTACGGCAAGTTCAAGTACGAAGCCGCGCAGAAGGCGCGCGAATCGCGCAAGAACCAGCAGCAGACCGTGATCAAGGAGCAGAAGCTCCGTCCGAAGATCGACGACCACGACTACGAGACCAAGAAGCGCAACGTCGTGCGCTTCCTCGAAGCCGGTTCGAAGGTCAAGGTCACGATCATGTTCCGCGGCCGCGAGCAGTCGCGCCCCGAACTCGGATTCCGGTTGCTGCAGCGCCTCGGCGCCGATGTGGCCGAACTCGGTTTCATCGAGACCAGTCCGAAGCAGGACGGCCGGAACATGACGATGGTGCTGGCCCCGCACAAGGGTGCGAAGACCCGCGCGAAGGCTCAGGAAGCCGCGCAGGCCGCACCGGCGAAGTCCGCCCCGCGCCCGGCAGCCTCCGCAGCCCCGTCCACGGAGTCCGCGCCGGCTCCCGAGACGGGCGACGCCCAGAGCAGCAACTAG
- a CDS encoding TrmH family RNA methyltransferase: MDTLTERTPRVVSAVKLLRTAERRKTGRFLAEGENSVTEALAAARVHELFVTEAAAGRYATVVDEARHKGVRVGIVTERAAARLSDTVTPPGLVAVCDTLDVPLAEAVTPRSRLLAVPVAVAEPGNAGTLIRVSDAVGADAVVLAGDSVDPHNGKCVRSSAGSIFHLPVARERDTDRVLAALAEAGVQILATAADGEIDLDDADELLAAPTAWLFGNEAHGLDPQVAARADHRVRIPIRGRAESLNLATAASICLYASARVQHRAARPIT, encoded by the coding sequence GTGGACACGCTCACCGAGCGCACACCACGGGTCGTTTCTGCTGTGAAACTGCTCCGGACCGCCGAGCGTCGCAAGACCGGGCGGTTCCTCGCCGAGGGTGAGAACTCCGTCACCGAGGCGCTCGCCGCTGCACGCGTGCACGAACTGTTCGTCACCGAGGCGGCCGCGGGCCGGTACGCGACGGTTGTCGACGAAGCGCGCCACAAGGGTGTGCGGGTGGGGATCGTCACCGAGCGGGCCGCCGCCCGGTTGTCCGACACCGTCACCCCGCCCGGCCTCGTCGCCGTGTGCGACACCCTCGACGTGCCGCTCGCCGAAGCGGTGACCCCGCGGTCGCGGCTGCTCGCCGTGCCCGTCGCGGTCGCCGAACCCGGCAACGCCGGCACGCTCATCCGCGTCTCCGACGCCGTCGGCGCCGACGCCGTGGTCCTCGCCGGCGACAGCGTCGATCCGCACAACGGCAAGTGCGTGCGCTCCTCGGCCGGCAGCATCTTCCACCTGCCGGTCGCGCGCGAACGCGACACCGACCGGGTGCTGGCCGCGCTCGCCGAGGCCGGCGTGCAGATCCTCGCGACGGCTGCCGACGGTGAGATCGACCTCGACGACGCCGACGAGTTGCTCGCCGCGCCCACCGCGTGGCTGTTCGGCAACGAGGCCCACGGACTCGATCCGCAGGTCGCCGCCCGCGCCGACCATCGCGTCCGCATTCCCATCCGCGGACGCGCCGAATCGCTCAACCTCGCCACCGCCGCCTCGATCTGCCTGTATGCGAGCGCGCGGGTGCAACATCGGGCCGCTCGGCCCATCACATAG
- the rplT gene encoding 50S ribosomal protein L20 gives MARVKRAVNAQKKRRSILEASKGYRGQRSRLYRKAKEQQLHSLTYAYRDRRARKGDFRKLWISRINAAARANDITYNRFIQGLKAAGVEVDRKILAELAVSDAEAFAGLVAVAKAALPADVNAPAA, from the coding sequence GTGGCACGCGTGAAGAGGGCCGTCAACGCCCAGAAGAAGCGTCGTTCGATTCTCGAGGCCTCGAAGGGCTACCGCGGACAGCGCTCGCGCCTGTACCGCAAGGCCAAGGAGCAGCAGCTTCACTCGCTGACCTACGCCTACCGCGACCGTCGCGCCCGCAAGGGTGATTTCCGCAAGCTGTGGATCAGCCGCATCAACGCTGCTGCCCGCGCCAACGACATCACCTACAACCGCTTCATCCAGGGCCTGAAGGCCGCGGGTGTCGAGGTGGACCGCAAGATCCTCGCCGAGCTCGCCGTCTCCGACGCCGAGGCCTTCGCCGGCCTCGTGGCCGTCGCCAAGGCTGCCCTGCCGGCCGACGTCAACGCTCCGGCTGCCTGA